The genomic window TACAACAACGCTTCCTGCAAAATTAACGCAATTAGGTAAATATGAATTCAAAATTATTTTAACCCAAGGCTTAAACCGACAAATTCGCCGTATGACTTCGGCATTAGGTTATAACGTCGTTCACTTGCAACGAATTCGTATAATGAACATCCATCTTGGAGACTTACCTTCTGGACAATGGAAGGACTTGTCAGATAAAGAACTCAATGGATTATTCAAAGAATTAAACTACACACCAAAATAAGCTCTATTTATTAAAAATGGAACCTCAATATATCTTTGGTGAAAGTTCCAATCGATAATAACTCAATAAAAAAATCCGTGTGCCCCTTGATAAAGTATCAAAGGGTACACGGATTTTTCTCAGACTTGGCTCTTCTAGGTTCACCACTCTTCGCGCATGTTCTCTACGGCTTCTTTATAGCGCTTGATAATCTGCTCTTTTTGCTTTAACAGAACTTTCAAGCCTCCAAGTAACTCTTCTGAAGTTTCAACCATATCCAAGTCTTCTTTTTGTTGCATGATGGCTTCCTCAACTTGTTCGTGAGGAACTTCTGCTTTAATCTCTTCAAAGATGGATATAATTTGATGCTTTAAACGTTCTTTTCGCTCAGGTTCGGCTGCTTTAATTTGTGGAACATGTTCAACAACATAACGAAAATTCAATCGCCTTGTCATCTTCCCGTCTAGCACACGAACATATTCCTTTTGAAATGGAGTGATACCAGGCGTTTGTCCATGAATTTGATACCAGCCATCATACATTGCCCAGACACCAGGTTCTGATTCAGGTTGAAAATCTCGCTTTAAAACAAAGGTTGGGTCATCTCCAGTTATCTCTGCCACCCAACGTTTTTCATCCGCTACGCTTGGTTGTAATTGTAAATATTGTGGTTTCAGTGTCCGCACTCCCTTCCTAAACTCATTTCTTTATGGATTAATTTGCCAATTTAAATCTGCTTTCAATGGTGATTTTTGACTCACACTCATACTCACCATCGAGCCATTTCGCATTCGACGTGATTCGCCCGTGAACTTTTCTACCCACTCACTTAAGGTAGATTCATGACCAAAGACGAGTAAAGTCGCATCATCTTGAACCGTTTCTAGTTCATCCAGAAACTTCTCTAACTCACCCATATAGATAAACTCATGAACGCTAGGCTCCTCTAAGTCTAACTCTTCAACCGCAATCTCTGCTGTTTCCAAAGTTCAGTTTGCGGGACTCGACCAACTTACCAAAGTTCTGTCCTTAAGTGGAGCCAGTTTTTCTTTGAGTTCTGGCATCAGCTTATGGTACTTCTTCTTTCCTTTATCAGTTAAATGACGCTCAAGATCTTCAAATCCACCTGCCCGATCTTCATCTTGTGCATGTCGAATTAAAATAAGTTCCATCGTTGTCATCTCCTTTTAGATGCGTTTAAAAGTTATCTCGTTGGTTTCTTAATTCAATAAATGTATCTAAACTTTCTGCTTGTAAAAATAAGTTAATGTCTTTTTCTTTCTCAATTGTTGAAGGTAACGTTGGTTTATCACTGGCACGTAGCGCTTCAACTTCTTTTAAAGCTTCAGTAAAAGCTTGGTCCGTTGGGTCAATTGAATGTGCAAAACGTAAATTTGTTTCTGTATATTCATGTGCAGCATAAACTTTAACGTTGTCAGGCAAAGCTTTAAAAGTCTGAAGTGCATCATATTGAGCTTGATAATCGCCAGTAAACACACGCCCACAACCTCCTGAGAACAAGGCATCTCCACAGAACAAGTTGTCTACCATTAAGTAGCTAATGTGTCCTTCAGTATGTCCACCACTCTTGAATACTTTAAGTGTTTGCCCCAATAACTCGAACTCATCCCCATCTTTTACAAGGTGTGTATTTAAATGTTCTGTTTCTTTTGGTCCGTAGACAGGTGTGTCTGGATACTTAGCCAAAACTTCAGATACCCCGCCAATATGATCGTCATGCTTATGAGTTAAGATAATCGCCTCTAAATTTAAGTGTTTCTCTTCTATATATGCTAACACATCCTGTGCCTCACCAGGGTCAACGATAATTCCACCCGTTCCATTATCAATCACCCAAATATAATTATCAGAAAAAGCCTGTACTGGATTAATATTCATACAACACACTCCCTATTTGGTTATAGTTAATACTCGCTCTAATCTTAGCAAACATCTCTCGAATTTTCTCGTCTTTATACTTAACAATGTCTA from Aerococcaceae bacterium DSM 111021 includes these protein-coding regions:
- the gloB gene encoding hydroxyacylglutathione hydrolase encodes the protein MNINPVQAFSDNYIWVIDNGTGGIIVDPGEAQDVLAYIEEKHLNLEAIILTHKHDDHIGGVSEVLAKYPDTPVYGPKETEHLNTHLVKDGDEFELLGQTLKVFKSGGHTEGHISYLMVDNLFCGDALFSGGCGRVFTGDYQAQYDALQTFKALPDNVKVYAAHEYTETNLRFAHSIDPTDQAFTEALKEVEALRASDKPTLPSTIEKEKDINLFLQAESLDTFIELRNQRDNF